In the genome of Rhodoferax fermentans, one region contains:
- a CDS encoding site-2 protease family protein encodes MDFANLIQTVAIYAIPVLLSITLHEAAHGYAARHFGDNTAYLAGRITLNPFKHIDPLGTILMPLMLYFATSGAFLFGYAKPVPVRFGNLHHPKQDMVWVALAGPGANFVQALAWGAVFYLLQAAGVSEPFFIEMAQGGILVNIVMFAFNLFPLPPLDGGRILVGLLPYRQAVLVSRVEPFGFFIVMALVLAGVVGSLWLRPLMGITFKLINLLLTPLAMLVG; translated from the coding sequence ATGGACTTTGCCAATCTGATTCAAACCGTGGCGATCTACGCCATCCCGGTACTGTTGTCGATCACCCTGCACGAGGCCGCCCACGGTTACGCCGCGCGCCACTTTGGTGACAACACCGCCTATCTGGCCGGGCGCATCACGCTCAACCCGTTCAAACACATCGACCCGCTCGGCACCATCCTGATGCCGCTGATGCTGTACTTCGCTACCTCAGGGGCGTTTTTGTTTGGCTACGCCAAGCCGGTGCCTGTGCGTTTTGGCAACCTGCACCACCCCAAACAGGACATGGTCTGGGTGGCGCTGGCCGGGCCGGGCGCCAACTTTGTCCAGGCACTGGCCTGGGGCGCGGTGTTTTACCTGTTGCAGGCCGCTGGTGTCAGCGAACCGTTTTTCATCGAAATGGCGCAAGGTGGCATCCTGGTCAACATCGTGATGTTTGCGTTCAACCTGTTTCCACTGCCACCACTGGACGGTGGCCGCATCCTGGTTGGGCTGCTGCCGTATCGGCAGGCGGTGCTGGTGTCGCGGGTGGAGCCTTTTGGCTTTTTCATCGTCATGGCACTGGTGCTGGCCGGTGTGGTCGGCAGCCTGTGGCTGCGCCCGCTGATGGGCATCACTTTTAAACTGATCAACCTGCTGCTGACCCCGCTGGCCATGTTGGTGGGCTGA
- a CDS encoding tryptophan--tRNA ligase, translating into MSIERFLTGITPSGTPHLGNYVGSIRPSVAASLRTNVQSFYFLADYHALIKVEDPARIQRSTLEIAASWLACGLDPHKVVFYRQSDVPEIPELTWFLSCVLGKGVLNRAHAYKAAVDKNTAAALDPDADVSVGLFMYPVLMGADILMFNAHQVPVGRDQVQHIEMARDMAASFNHRYGPHFIAPEAAIEENVATLPGLDGRKMSKSYDNTIPLFSSREQLQKLISSIVTDSKAPGEPKTVEGSALFQIYQAFASSSETDNLRQAYADGIAWGDAKQLVFERIDQELAPLRAKYQALINDPGQIEAIFKIGADKARAIATPFMAQLRHAVGLRDLRAQDAASTKATKQALPVFKQYREADGQFYFKLQSADGKLLLQSSAFASPKVAGQAIASLQTQGASALADLAGLVTLQASTTEAELDEALLALREAKAESKAK; encoded by the coding sequence ATGAGTATTGAGCGCTTTCTGACCGGCATCACCCCGTCCGGCACACCCCATCTGGGCAATTACGTGGGTTCCATCCGTCCGTCGGTTGCCGCCAGCCTGCGCACCAACGTGCAGAGTTTCTATTTCCTGGCCGACTACCACGCGCTGATCAAGGTCGAGGATCCGGCACGCATCCAGCGCTCCACGCTGGAAATTGCCGCGAGCTGGCTGGCCTGCGGGCTGGACCCCCACAAAGTGGTGTTTTACCGCCAGTCGGATGTGCCCGAGATCCCGGAGCTGACCTGGTTTCTGAGCTGTGTGCTGGGCAAAGGAGTGCTCAACCGCGCCCACGCCTACAAGGCGGCTGTCGACAAAAACACCGCCGCCGCGCTGGACCCGGATGCCGACGTGAGTGTGGGCCTGTTCATGTACCCGGTGCTGATGGGCGCCGACATCCTGATGTTCAACGCCCACCAGGTGCCGGTGGGGCGCGACCAGGTGCAGCACATCGAGATGGCGCGCGACATGGCCGCCAGCTTCAACCACCGCTACGGGCCGCACTTCATCGCACCCGAGGCCGCCATTGAAGAGAACGTCGCCACCCTGCCCGGCCTGGATGGCCGCAAAATGAGCAAGAGTTACGACAACACCATTCCGCTGTTTTCCTCACGCGAACAGCTGCAAAAACTCATCAGCAGCATCGTCACCGACAGCAAGGCACCCGGTGAGCCCAAAACGGTGGAAGGCTCAGCCCTGTTCCAGATTTACCAGGCCTTTGCCAGCTCATCCGAGACCGACAACCTGCGCCAGGCCTACGCCGACGGCATCGCCTGGGGTGATGCCAAACAGCTGGTGTTTGAGCGCATTGACCAGGAACTGGCACCGCTGCGGGCCAAGTACCAGGCGCTGATCAATGACCCAGGCCAGATCGAAGCCATTTTCAAAATCGGCGCCGACAAGGCCCGCGCCATTGCAACCCCGTTCATGGCGCAACTGCGCCATGCGGTCGGCCTGCGCGACCTGCGTGCCCAAGACGCCGCCAGCACCAAAGCCACCAAACAGGCACTGCCGGTGTTCAAACAGTACCGCGAGGCCGATGGCCAGTTCTACTTCAAGCTGCAAAGTGCAGACGGCAAGCTGCTGTTGCAAAGCAGCGCTTTTGCCTCACCCAAGGTGGCCGGTCAAGCCATTGCCAGCCTGCAAACCCAGGGCGCCAGCGCACTGGCCGATCTGGCTGGCCTGGTGACACTGCAGGCAAGCACCACAGAAGCGGAACTCGATGAGGCCTTGTTGGCGCTGCGCGAAGCCAAAGCCGAGTCAAAAGCCAAGTAG
- a CDS encoding tyrosine-type recombinase/integrase translates to MPLTKLECDRAACPPGRPMLRLSDEKGMYLEVTQAGGKYWRLKYRHVGKEKRLALGVYPAVSLAQARKARDQARDALAAGEDPGQLKREAKLTKAVNDARTFEAVARQWFDHWKGTKSPRHTDYVLRRLEADVFPALGGRPLASVTAPALLAMAKGIEARGAIDIAKRSLQTCGQIMRYAVAHGLIERNPAADVKPSDALKPHKKENYARLDAKEMPELLRRIEAYQGTPHTRLAMKLLALTFVRTGELIAARWDEFDLEAARWDIPASRMKMKTPHIVPLAPQAVEVLKILQTTSNGRALLFPGERDHQKPMSNNTILKALERMGYKGRMTGHGFRGMASTMLHEQGFGHHLIELQLAHQERDQVSAAYNHALYLADRTAMMTTWANTLDKLRKGADVIPLPQRAA, encoded by the coding sequence ATGCCTCTGACCAAGCTTGAATGCGACCGGGCCGCCTGCCCACCAGGGCGCCCGATGCTGCGCCTTTCCGATGAAAAAGGCATGTATTTGGAAGTGACCCAAGCAGGTGGCAAATACTGGCGGTTGAAATATCGACACGTTGGCAAAGAAAAGCGCCTGGCTTTGGGGGTCTATCCTGCTGTTTCCCTGGCCCAAGCTCGCAAGGCACGCGACCAGGCCCGCGATGCGCTGGCAGCCGGTGAAGACCCTGGCCAGCTCAAGCGCGAAGCCAAGCTGACCAAGGCGGTCAACGATGCCCGCACCTTTGAGGCAGTGGCCCGCCAATGGTTTGATCACTGGAAGGGCACCAAAAGCCCACGCCACACCGATTACGTGCTTCGCAGACTTGAGGCCGATGTGTTCCCGGCGCTGGGTGGTCGCCCGCTGGCCAGTGTGACCGCCCCTGCCCTGCTGGCAATGGCAAAGGGTATCGAGGCACGCGGCGCGATTGACATCGCCAAGCGCAGCCTGCAGACCTGTGGCCAGATCATGCGTTACGCGGTGGCGCATGGCCTGATCGAGCGCAACCCGGCAGCGGACGTGAAGCCATCAGACGCACTCAAGCCCCACAAAAAAGAGAATTACGCCCGCCTTGACGCAAAGGAAATGCCCGAACTGTTGCGCCGGATCGAGGCCTACCAGGGCACGCCACACACCCGCCTGGCGATGAAGCTGCTGGCACTGACCTTTGTGCGCACGGGTGAACTGATCGCTGCCCGTTGGGATGAATTCGACCTTGAGGCGGCCCGCTGGGACATACCGGCATCACGCATGAAGATGAAAACACCGCACATCGTGCCCTTGGCACCGCAAGCCGTCGAGGTGCTCAAAATTCTGCAAACCACGTCAAATGGTCGGGCCCTGCTTTTCCCCGGTGAGCGGGATCACCAGAAACCTATGAGCAACAACACCATTTTGAAGGCGCTGGAACGCATGGGGTACAAGGGCCGCATGACTGGCCACGGGTTCAGGGGCATGGCGTCGACCATGTTGCATGAGCAAGGCTTTGGCCACCACCTGATTGAACTGCAGCTGGCACACCAGGAACGCGACCAAGTGAGCGCCGCCTACAACCACGCCCTTTACCTGGCAGACCGGACCGCCATGATGACCACCTGGGCGAACACCCTCGACAAGCTGCGCAAAGGTGCGGACGTGATCCCACTGCCCCAGCGGGCCGCCTGA
- a CDS encoding AlpA family phage regulatory protein: protein MTLNTHLQHNPHTSGNKPTPAANQPSAQPNQADRLIRLPEVRKLTSLGKFAIYETPGFPKRLTLSRRCVGWKLSEVMAWIESRSAVGEQA from the coding sequence ATGACGCTAAACACTCATCTACAACACAACCCGCATACCAGTGGAAATAAGCCCACACCAGCCGCTAACCAGCCATCTGCTCAACCTAACCAAGCCGATAGGTTAATCAGACTGCCGGAGGTCCGTAAACTCACTTCTCTCGGCAAATTCGCTATCTATGAAACCCCTGGATTTCCAAAGCGCCTAACCCTATCGCGTAGATGCGTCGGTTGGAAATTGTCCGAGGTCATGGCGTGGATTGAAAGCCGTTCAGCGGTAGGTGAACAGGCATGA
- a CDS encoding phage tail tape measure protein: MANAQTTIDLIFNGVDRTGAATVAALDNARKFSGSVRDITEPIASFTTGAVKLEAGILAAGVAMTVFAVKTAGDFDSAFRQISTIIDASDEDLAGFKAAILDYAQGSTQPLEQITNALANAIGSGVDWAQSLDLISVAEKLAVATRSDLDSTTKVLVSTLNSYGLEIADAGKVSDLFFKIIDEGDISMGDLAASFAKVAPIAKISGVSLEEVGAAIATLTASGIKPAESIEYLRGAINNIISPSKQGADLAAELGINFNAAGLKAQGLAGLLAEVALKTGGSADKMKILFGDIGGFTAAATLAGPQAEKFAETLKAMGDVAGATDAAFAKVSGSLEVSGAKIANAFTALLVSIGSPLLDEFGGVANAIAGIFSGLADSARTGGLKDLVTYVESQMAGLQAAVERVAKNLPAALASADFSGFKGGIDAVITSVKALFGGLDLTSVDGLRSAIETMGAAFLGLSLYVSGVVESFKPLFDTLVAVGSGAKDADLSFLSIAGSLGGLVTQLNIALPLFDVLIGVLAAKSGLGLAKELTDLSALLPALTSGLGLVAKAGALAGAGMAGYELGGLVNEGISALISKITGSENTLGTWIYNMTHADEAATALGASTTKAATKIEDMSKATSGVAGDFSAANQAMLDNFAASEKAAEGSVRLTDATKDASKYVLATVPIYDKATGAITGYEQKLVKSAAGTIELTEKTDKASTSLDAIAEKTKKAEEAQARWNLAVMKMNSDEKIAEIASQTKIATAQIEADAKKTVAAYESLNETIKDTSKSVANLFGLLITPNAMDWATYRKLQDETTKESQRRDEAMKLQKDLTTTQIDLMKAQIKAFENGNAMIKINGDGLQPHLEAFMWEILKSIQVRVNKDGMKMLLGA; this comes from the coding sequence ATGGCAAACGCACAAACAACCATAGATCTGATCTTCAACGGTGTTGACCGCACCGGCGCCGCCACCGTGGCCGCCCTGGACAACGCCCGCAAGTTCAGCGGCTCAGTAAGAGATATCACCGAGCCCATTGCCAGCTTCACCACGGGTGCGGTCAAGTTGGAGGCCGGTATCTTGGCCGCTGGTGTGGCCATGACGGTTTTTGCCGTTAAAACCGCTGGTGATTTTGACTCGGCCTTCAGGCAGATCAGCACCATCATCGACGCCAGCGACGAGGATTTGGCGGGCTTCAAGGCTGCCATTTTGGATTACGCGCAGGGCAGCACCCAGCCGCTGGAGCAGATCACCAATGCACTCGCTAACGCCATCGGCAGCGGCGTGGACTGGGCGCAGTCACTGGACTTGATCAGCGTGGCCGAAAAACTGGCTGTGGCCACCCGCTCAGACCTGGATAGCACCACCAAGGTGCTGGTCAGCACGCTCAACAGCTATGGGCTTGAGATAGCCGACGCCGGCAAGGTGAGTGATCTGTTTTTCAAGATCATTGACGAGGGTGACATTAGCATGGGCGACCTGGCCGCCAGCTTTGCCAAGGTGGCGCCAATTGCCAAGATCAGCGGCGTGTCGCTGGAAGAAGTGGGCGCAGCCATTGCCACGCTGACGGCCAGCGGCATCAAGCCCGCTGAATCCATCGAATACCTTCGCGGCGCCATCAACAACATCATCAGCCCGAGCAAGCAGGGTGCGGATTTGGCCGCAGAACTGGGCATCAACTTCAATGCCGCAGGCCTCAAGGCACAGGGCCTGGCTGGCCTGCTGGCTGAGGTGGCGCTCAAGACCGGCGGCAGTGCCGACAAAATGAAAATTTTGTTTGGCGACATTGGCGGCTTTACCGCTGCTGCCACGCTGGCGGGGCCCCAAGCTGAAAAGTTTGCTGAGACGCTCAAGGCGATGGGTGATGTTGCTGGTGCGACGGACGCGGCATTTGCGAAGGTGAGCGGTAGCCTGGAGGTCTCTGGCGCAAAGATTGCCAACGCGTTCACCGCACTGCTGGTGTCCATCGGCAGCCCTTTGCTGGATGAATTTGGTGGTGTGGCCAATGCCATTGCCGGGATTTTCAGCGGCCTGGCTGATAGCGCCAGAACCGGCGGGCTTAAAGACTTGGTGACCTACGTTGAAAGCCAAATGGCCGGGTTGCAGGCAGCGGTCGAGCGCGTGGCTAAGAACCTGCCCGCCGCGTTGGCGTCGGCAGACTTCAGCGGGTTCAAAGGTGGAATTGACGCGGTGATCACCTCTGTGAAAGCGCTGTTTGGTGGCCTGGACCTGACCAGTGTAGACGGCCTGCGCAGCGCGATTGAGACCATGGGCGCGGCCTTTCTGGGGCTGAGCCTGTATGTGAGTGGCGTGGTCGAATCATTCAAACCACTGTTTGACACCCTGGTGGCTGTGGGCAGCGGTGCCAAAGATGCTGACCTGAGCTTTCTGTCCATCGCGGGTAGCCTGGGTGGCCTGGTGACCCAGCTCAACATTGCTCTGCCATTGTTTGATGTGTTGATTGGTGTGCTGGCTGCTAAAAGCGGCCTGGGCTTGGCGAAGGAGTTGACAGACCTCTCGGCCTTGCTGCCTGCGTTGACCTCTGGACTGGGGCTGGTGGCAAAAGCCGGTGCGCTGGCGGGTGCGGGTATGGCTGGTTATGAATTGGGTGGTCTAGTGAACGAGGGCATCAGCGCGTTGATCAGCAAGATCACCGGCAGCGAGAACACGCTGGGCACGTGGATCTACAACATGACCCACGCCGACGAGGCCGCAACGGCGCTGGGTGCGTCCACCACTAAGGCGGCCACCAAGATCGAGGATATGAGCAAAGCCACCAGCGGTGTGGCGGGCGACTTTAGCGCGGCCAACCAGGCCATGCTGGACAACTTTGCGGCCAGTGAAAAGGCTGCTGAAGGGTCCGTTCGCCTAACTGATGCTACCAAGGATGCAAGTAAATATGTCCTGGCAACCGTACCTATTTACGACAAGGCAACCGGGGCTATCACCGGGTACGAACAGAAGTTGGTGAAGTCTGCAGCTGGCACGATTGAGTTAACAGAAAAGACCGATAAGGCCAGCACCAGCCTGGACGCCATTGCAGAGAAAACAAAAAAAGCTGAAGAGGCCCAAGCCAGGTGGAACTTGGCAGTTATGAAAATGAACTCTGACGAAAAAATAGCTGAGATTGCCAGTCAGACAAAAATCGCGACTGCGCAGATTGAAGCGGATGCCAAGAAAACCGTTGCCGCCTATGAGTCCCTCAACGAAACCATCAAAGACACCAGCAAAAGCGTTGCAAATTTGTTTGGGTTGTTGATCACCCCCAATGCAATGGATTGGGCGACATACCGAAAACTGCAAGACGAAACAACCAAAGAGAGTCAACGTCGTGACGAAGCGATGAAGTTGCAAAAGGACCTGACAACTACGCAAATTGACCTCATGAAGGCGCAGATAAAAGCCTTTGAAAATGGCAATGCCATGATCAAGATCAATGGGGACGGCCTGCAGCCCCACCTGGAGGCCTTCATGTGGGAGATCCTCAAGTCCATCCAGGTGCGGGTCAACAAAGACGGCATGAAGATGCTGTTGGGGGCCTGA
- a CDS encoding DUF927 domain-containing protein, with amino-acid sequence MKTTITPDLIRAALQHIPANLPRDEWARVGMAIKSEFPDETGRDLFTDWSATADGFDLKAARSTWQSIKPGGGVAIGTLLHLAKQNGFTLPKPDQAPAQPDPATVARLASERAAKQQADQAQQQAAHEHAASEAALLWEQASETGESTYLTRKGVQAHGLRFAPEGWLLVPLRDSAGKLWNLQRIAPARPAGGGTDKLFLKGGRKSGLFHWCGDPTGAAALLVAEGYATAASLHACTGRPCAVAFDAGNLPAVAKALHQAHPAALIVICGDDDAATQARTGRNPGREKATAAARAVAGLAVFPEPLPDGSSDFNDLHQAAGYDAVALIVSQAIDYFEPPQQQAKTPVQSTTAPKPANGAQRSQDKPNGANAGPGATPGDTERVYDPFVIDETGVWFCGADQDGKRKPPEWICSPLTVEAFTRDQDGGGWGYYLAFADPLGVQKHWAMPARMLSADGGEYRATLLNMGLRIGTTPRARNLLTQYLQSRQPEEFASCTDRIGWHGAAFVLPRETITSGTDAERIVFQSDAPIENTFKAKGTPEQWRDRVGALCAGNSRLVFAVACAFAGPLLRPAGMESGGFHYRGDSSSGKTTALKLAASVYGGANYLQRWRATDNALEAIAAQHCDGLLILDELAQIDPKTAGECAYMLANESGKARATRTGTPRARQAWRLLFLSAGELGLADHMAEGQKRTRVGQEVRMVDIAADAGAGLGAFEDLHSMAGGAAFAKHITGQAQSVYGAPGRAWLQWLVDHADTLKASIRSASNTLAAAMMPAHASGQVERVGARFALVGAAGELATSAGLTGWPAGESERAARACFESWLTGRGGSGNGEIVAMLRQVRRFLETHGEGRFAMWHRGSDDHAPKTLQRAGVRRMLDADGNPIKTNSQHGAEFGDRMPAALGESVSFEYFILAEAFRTEVCQGFDYRAVCHVLIDHGCLAPDSGRPFDCRPRLPGIGPATCYRITPEIFNLEL; translated from the coding sequence ATGAAAACAACAATAACCCCCGACCTGATCCGGGCCGCCCTGCAGCACATCCCCGCGAACCTACCCCGCGACGAATGGGCACGCGTGGGCATGGCCATCAAAAGCGAATTCCCAGATGAAACAGGCCGCGACCTGTTCACCGACTGGAGCGCCACAGCGGACGGCTTTGACCTCAAGGCCGCCCGGTCCACCTGGCAGAGCATCAAGCCCGGCGGCGGTGTGGCCATTGGCACATTGCTGCACCTGGCCAAACAAAACGGCTTTACCCTGCCCAAGCCCGACCAGGCGCCAGCCCAGCCCGACCCCGCCACGGTGGCACGCCTGGCCAGCGAGCGGGCTGCCAAACAACAAGCCGACCAAGCCCAGCAGCAGGCCGCCCACGAACACGCTGCCAGTGAGGCTGCGCTACTGTGGGAACAGGCCAGCGAGACAGGCGAAAGCACTTACCTGACCCGCAAGGGTGTGCAAGCCCACGGCCTGCGCTTTGCGCCTGAGGGCTGGCTGCTGGTGCCCTTGCGTGACAGTGCGGGCAAGCTGTGGAACCTGCAACGCATTGCACCCGCCCGCCCGGCGGGCGGTGGCACTGACAAACTGTTTTTGAAGGGTGGGCGCAAGTCCGGCCTGTTTCACTGGTGCGGCGATCCGACCGGGGCCGCTGCGCTGCTGGTGGCTGAAGGCTATGCCACCGCCGCCAGTTTGCACGCATGCACGGGCCGCCCCTGCGCTGTGGCGTTTGACGCGGGCAATTTGCCAGCAGTGGCCAAAGCGCTGCACCAGGCACACCCGGCGGCGCTGATCGTGATCTGTGGTGATGATGATGCCGCCACCCAAGCCCGCACCGGGCGCAACCCTGGCCGCGAGAAAGCCACAGCGGCCGCCCGTGCTGTGGCTGGCCTGGCGGTGTTTCCTGAGCCGCTGCCTGATGGTTCCAGCGACTTCAACGACTTGCACCAGGCCGCCGGTTATGACGCGGTGGCTTTGATCGTGAGCCAGGCGATTGACTACTTTGAGCCGCCCCAGCAGCAGGCCAAAACGCCCGTACAGTCAACGACCGCGCCCAAGCCTGCCAACGGTGCCCAGCGCAGCCAAGACAAGCCCAACGGGGCCAATGCTGGCCCCGGTGCCACCCCTGGCGATACCGAGCGGGTTTATGACCCCTTCGTCATTGATGAAACGGGCGTGTGGTTCTGTGGTGCTGACCAGGACGGCAAACGCAAGCCGCCCGAATGGATCTGCAGCCCCTTGACGGTAGAGGCTTTCACCCGCGACCAAGACGGCGGCGGCTGGGGCTACTACCTGGCGTTTGCTGATCCATTGGGCGTGCAGAAGCACTGGGCCATGCCCGCCCGCATGTTGTCTGCTGACGGTGGCGAATACCGCGCCACGCTGTTGAATATGGGTTTGCGCATTGGCACCACACCCCGCGCCCGTAACCTGCTGACCCAGTACCTGCAAAGCCGCCAGCCTGAAGAATTCGCCAGCTGCACCGACCGCATCGGCTGGCACGGTGCCGCCTTTGTGCTGCCCCGTGAAACCATCACCAGCGGCACGGATGCCGAGCGCATTGTTTTTCAGTCCGATGCCCCGATTGAAAACACCTTCAAAGCCAAGGGCACGCCCGAGCAATGGCGCGACCGCGTGGGGGCGCTGTGTGCTGGCAATTCCCGGCTGGTGTTTGCGGTGGCCTGCGCTTTTGCCGGGCCACTGCTGCGCCCGGCGGGTATGGAGTCGGGCGGGTTTCACTACCGGGGCGACAGCTCCAGCGGCAAAACCACCGCTTTGAAGCTGGCCGCCAGCGTGTACGGCGGTGCCAACTACCTGCAGCGCTGGCGAGCCACTGACAACGCTTTGGAGGCCATCGCCGCCCAACACTGTGACGGCCTGCTGATCTTGGATGAACTGGCACAGATCGACCCCAAGACGGCGGGCGAATGCGCCTACATGCTGGCCAATGAATCCGGCAAGGCCCGTGCTACCCGCACCGGCACACCCCGCGCCCGACAGGCTTGGCGCCTGTTGTTCCTGTCCGCTGGTGAATTGGGCCTGGCTGACCATATGGCAGAGGGCCAAAAGCGAACCCGCGTGGGGCAAGAAGTGCGCATGGTGGACATTGCCGCCGATGCAGGCGCCGGCCTGGGTGCGTTTGAGGATCTGCACAGCATGGCAGGCGGTGCCGCCTTTGCCAAGCACATCACCGGGCAGGCCCAAAGCGTGTATGGTGCCCCGGGCCGCGCTTGGCTGCAATGGCTGGTGGACCATGCCGACACCCTCAAGGCCAGCATTCGCAGCGCATCCAACACCCTGGCGGCGGCCATGATGCCAGCCCATGCCAGCGGACAGGTCGAGCGGGTGGGCGCACGCTTTGCGCTGGTGGGCGCAGCCGGTGAGCTGGCCACCAGTGCGGGCCTGACCGGCTGGCCAGCGGGTGAGAGCGAGCGGGCCGCCCGTGCTTGCTTTGAATCCTGGCTGACGGGCCGGGGTGGCAGCGGTAACGGTGAGATTGTGGCCATGCTGCGACAGGTGCGGCGCTTTCTGGAAACGCACGGTGAGGGCCGCTTTGCCATGTGGCACCGGGGCAGCGATGACCACGCCCCCAAGACCCTGCAGCGTGCCGGTGTGCGGCGCATGCTGGATGCCGATGGCAACCCTATCAAGACCAATAGCCAGCATGGTGCGGAGTTTGGCGACCGGATGCCTGCAGCCCTGGGTGAGAGTGTCAGCTTTGAATACTTCATCCTAGCGGAAGCCTTCAGGACTGAAGTGTGTCAGGGGTTTGACTACCGGGCCGTGTGCCATGTCCTGATAGATCATGGCTGCCTTGCCCCTGACAGTGGCCGCCCGTTTGACTGCAGGCCCCGCCTGCCTGGCATTGGGCCTGCGACGTGTTACCGGATCACACCTGAGATATTCAATCTTGAGCTGTGA
- a CDS encoding ABC transporter ATP-binding protein: MLELCHIHQRYADLPLLQDLSLQVAAGEIVALLGPSGSGKSTLLNIVAGLQAPDAGSVRWDGQDITALAPERRRFALMFQDFALFPHLNVLDNVAFGLVEQRVPKMQARARALQMLALFGLTELAQRRVWNLSGGEQQRVALARALITEPRALLLDEPFSALDADLRVVLRQEFRSRIQAIGMATLLVTHDEAEAREMADRSVRLVQGQLVAAG; the protein is encoded by the coding sequence ATGCTTGAGCTTTGCCACATCCACCAGCGTTATGCCGATTTGCCCCTGCTGCAAGACCTCAGTTTGCAGGTGGCCGCAGGTGAAATTGTGGCGCTGCTGGGGCCATCGGGCAGCGGCAAAAGCACCTTGCTCAACATCGTGGCGGGCCTGCAGGCGCCCGATGCCGGCTCTGTCCGCTGGGACGGCCAGGACATCACCGCGCTGGCGCCCGAGCGGCGCCGTTTTGCGCTGATGTTCCAGGACTTTGCGCTGTTTCCGCACCTCAACGTGCTCGACAACGTGGCCTTTGGTCTGGTCGAACAAAGGGTGCCCAAAATGCAAGCGCGTGCCCGGGCCTTGCAGATGCTGGCTTTGTTTGGCCTGACCGAGTTGGCCCAGCGTCGTGTCTGGAACCTGTCGGGTGGTGAGCAGCAGCGGGTGGCGTTGGCGCGGGCGCTGATCACCGAACCGCGTGCCTTGTTACTCGACGAGCCGTTTTCAGCGCTGGACGCCGACCTGCGGGTGGTCTTGCGCCAGGAATTTCGCAGCCGGATTCAGGCCATCGGCATGGCCACCCTGCTGGTGACCCACGACGAAGCCGAGGCGCGTGAGATGGCCGACCGGTCGGTGCGTCTGGTGCAGGGGCAGCTGGTGGCTGCGGGCTGA